In Rattus rattus isolate New Zealand chromosome 9, Rrattus_CSIRO_v1, whole genome shotgun sequence, a genomic segment contains:
- the Wfikkn2 gene encoding WAP, Kazal, immunoglobulin, Kunitz and NTR domain-containing protein 2, producing MWAPGHHRFWFHWGLLLLLLLGAPLRGLALPHIRYSHAGICPNDMNPNLWVDAQSTCKRECETDQECETYEKCCPNVCGTKSCVAARYMDVKGKKGPVGMPKEATCDHFMCLQQGSECDIWDGQPVCKCKDRCEKEPSFTCASDGLTYYNRCYMDAEACSKGVTLSVVTCRYHFTWPNTSPPPPETTVHPTTASPETLGLDMAAPALLNHPVHQSVTVGETVSFLCDVVGRPRPELTWEKQLEDRENVVMRPNHVRGNVVVTNIAQLVIYNAQPQDAGIYTCTARNVAGVLRADFPLSVVRGGQARATSESSLNGTAFPATECLKPPDSEDCGEEQTRWHFDAQANNCLTFTFGHCHRNLNHFETYEACMLACMSGPLATCSLPALQGPCKAYVPRWAYNSQTGLCQSFVYGGCEGNGNNFESREACEESCPFPRGNQNCRACKPRQKLVTSFCRSDFVILGRVSELTEEPDSGRALVTVDEVLKDEKMGLKFLGREPLEVTLLHVDWTCPCPNVTVGETPLIIMGEVEGGMAMLKPDSFVGASSTRRVRKLREVMYKKTCDVLKDFLGLQ from the exons ATGTGGGCCCCAGGGCATCATCGGTTCTGGTTCCACTGGGGGCTGCTTTTGCTGCTGCTCCTCGGGGCTCCCCTTCGAGGCCTAGCGCTGCCACACATCCGATACTCCCATGCGGGCATCTGCCCCAACGACATGAACCCCAACCTCTGGGTGGATGCCCAGAGCACCTGCAAGCGAGAGTGTGAAACAGACCAG GAATGTGAGACCTATGAGAAGTGCTGCCCCAATGTGTGTGGGACCAAGAGCTGCGTGGCAGCCCGCTACATGGATGTGAAAGGGAAGAAGGGCCCTGTGGGCATGCCCAAGGAGGCCACGTGTGACCATTTCATGTGTCTGCAGCAGGGCTCCGAGTGTGACATCTGGGACGGCCAGCCTGTGTGTAAGTGTAAAGACCGCTGTGAGAAGGAGCCCAGCTTCACCTGTGCCTCTGACGGCCTTACCTACTACAACCGTTGTTACATGGACGCCGAGGCCTGCTCCAAGGGCGTCACACTGTCTGTGGTCACCTGCCGCTATCACTTCACCTGGCCCAACACCAGCCCTCCTCCGCCCGAGACCACTGTCCACCCTACCACCGCCTCTCCAGAGACTCTCGGGCTGGACATGGCAGCCCCGGCCCTGCTCAACCACCCCGTCCATCAGTCAGTCACTGTGGGTGAGACTGTGAGTTTCCTCTGTGACGTAGTAGGCAGGCCTAGGCCAGAGCTCACTTGGGAGAAACAGCTGGAGGACCGAGAGAATGTGGTCATGAGGCCCAACCACGTGCGTGGTAATGTGGTGGTCACCAACATCGCCCAGCTGGTCATCTACAATGCGCAGCCCCAGGATGCAGGCATATACACCTGTACAGCTCGGAATGTCGCTGGGGTCCTGAGGGCTGACTTCCCATTGTCAGTGGTCAGGGGAGGTCAGGCCAGGGCCACCTCGGAGAGCAGTCTTAACGGCACAGCCTTCCCGGCAACAGAGTGCCTGAAGCCCCCAGACAGTGAGGACTGTGGAGAGGAGCAGACACGCTGGCACTTCGATGCCCAGGCTAACAACTGCCTCACGTTCACCTTTGGCCACTGCCACCGCAATCTCAACCACTTCGAGACCTATGAGGCCTGCATGCTGGCTTGTATGAGTGGGCCGTTGGCCACATGCAGCCTGCCCGCCCTGCAGGGACCCTGCAAAGCCTACGTGCCACGCTGGGCCTACAACAGCCAGACCGGCCTATGCCAGTCCTTCGTCTATGGCGGCTGTGAAGGCAATGGTAACAACTTTGAAAGCCGTGAGGCCTGCGAGGAGTCTTGTCCCTTCCCAAGGGGCAACCAGAATTGCCGGGCCTGCAAGCCACGACAAAAACTCGTTACCAGCTTCTGTCGGAGTGACTTTGTCATCCTGGGCAGGGTCTCTGAGCTGACCGAAGAGCCTGACTCAGGCCGTGCCCTGGTGACCGTGGATGAGGTCCTAAAAGACGAgaagatgggtctcaagtttctGGGCCGGGAACCGCTGGAAGTCACTCTGCTTCATGTGGACTGGACCTGTCCTTGCCCCAATGTGACAGTGGGCGAGACACCGCTCATCATCATGGGGGAAGTGGAGGGGGGTATGGCCATGCTGAAACCTGATAGCTTTGTGGGTGCATCGAGCACTCGGCGGGTCAGGAAGCTCCGTGAGGTCATGTACAAGAAAACCTGTGACGTCCTCAAGGACTTCCTGGGCTTGCAATGA